The following are encoded together in the Babesia microti strain RI chromosome II, complete genome genome:
- a CDS encoding conserved Plasmodium protein, unknown function (overlaps_old_locusTagID:BBM_II00700) yields the protein MCYTVINLIILLFTPFVILGNINEVLESCFVVPKYICIAQGDKYNILGLNPSEIGLIAWWAFDHSIILDSTAHANHLNQKFPHGPPALGHGHSLHIISSFSPLKISLRNPSAIRNFTVSFWLYLLTNSSLYFSNLISKGNYNSQTFTIMLYPDNRLSVRISTETNVSEGIPSNSRLPTLRWTFVTVAVSNYRLEIYINGTLDNFLILDSLPVSNDEQLVIGPFNSPSYQAYMDELKIYNHKLPSHYISSMSNVGLTGFAPNLSVVVGCHKCKFNEAKKPGFCPENYFLCTTEQIYIYAAHIARVNGWLLGNDQIWHSDTVPLDKSEERLSLCCAKDYS from the exons ATGTGCTATactgttattaatttaattattctACTGTTTACGCCTTTCGTAATTCTTGGGAATATAAATGAGGTGTTAGAATCTTGCTTTGTTGTTCCAAAGTACATTTGCATTG CGCAAGGGgacaaatataatattttgggGCTTAATCCATCTGAAATTGGACTTATCGCATGGTGGGCTTTCGATCATTCTATAATATTAGACAGTACTGCACATGCAAATCACTTAAACCAAAAATTTCCTCACGGACCGCCTGCCTTAGGTCATGGCCACAGTCTGCATATCATAAGTTCGTTTAGTCCGCTAAAAATATCGCTACGCAATCCTAGCGCAATAAGAAATTTTACCGTATCTTTTTGGTTGTATCTTCTCACCAATAGTTCATTATACTTCTCCAACTTGATCTCTAAAGG AAATTACAATTCGCAAACATTCACAATTATGCTCTACCCGGATAACAGATTATCAGTACGAATATCAACAGAAACCAATGTATCGGAGGGCATCCCTAGCAATTCAAGATTACCAACACTAAGATGGACTTTTGTCACAG TTGCAGTTAGTAATTATAGACTAGAGATTTACATAAATGGTACACTTGACAACTTTCTG atattggATTCTCTGCCAGTTTCGAACGACGAACAGTTGGTAATTGGTCCATTCAATTCACCATCTTATCAA GCTTACATGGATGAATTGAAGATTTACAATCACAAGCTACCATCACATTACATATCATCAATGTCCAATGTTGGATTGACAGGATTTGCACCCAATCTAAGCGTTGTGGTTGGATGTCACAAgtgtaaatttaatgaGGCTAAAAAACCTGGGTTTTGCCCAGAAAATTACTTTTTATGTACCACTGAgcaaatttacatttatgcTGCTCATATTGCCAGGGTTAACGGCTGGCTTTTAGGGAATGACCAGATTTGGCATTCAGATACAGTGCCACTTGATAAATCGGAGGAAAGACTGAGTCTTTGTTGTGCTAAAGATTACAGTTaa
- a CDS encoding tRNA(His) guanylyltransferase (overlaps_old_locusTagID:BBM_II00695), which produces MNSCYNYVKSFENDDILPPYTWLIIRVDGRHFGMFSKSHNFRKPNEPKALALANKAAEAVFREFSDITLAYGHSDEYSFLLRADSKLYNRRREKIITGIVSIFTSAYVYNWHKYFTCTLKYPPSFDGRIVSYPLIEHVKDYFRWRQVDCHVNNQYNSAFWCLVAQGKTTDQAYQILKGTDKNFKNDLLFNTFQLNYNNLPNLFKKGSTLIRKSTNLDNKAMGSETSSTTFLDNKTIESQQEIDLKIEDYEINTLTELNANVELVTDDIINEEFWNAHFWVIDSTVKPPKLINNQ; this is translated from the exons atgaaCTCCTGTTacaattatgtaaaatCATTcgaaaatgatgatattcTACCTCCATATACTTGGCTCATAATCCGCGTAGACGGCAGACACTTTGGAATGTTTTCCAAATCACATAATTTCAGGAAACCAAATGAACCAAAAGCTTTGGCTTTAGCAAATAAAGCCGCTGAAGCGGTTTTTCGCGAGTTTTCAGATATAACTCTTGCTTATGGACACTCGGATGAGTATAG tTTCTTGCTACGTGCAGACAgcaaattatacaatagGAGAAgggaaaaaataataacgGGCATAGTGTCAATTTTTACTTCAGCTTATGTTTACAATTGgcacaaatatttcacatgTACACTAAAATATCCACCATCTTTTGACGGGAGAATAGTTTCTTATCCATTGATTGAACATGTAAAGGACTACTTTAGGTGGCGCCAGGTTGATT GCCATGTGAATAATCAATACAACAGTGCCTTCTGGTGTTTAGTAGCCCAAGGTAAAACGACGGACCAAGCATACCAGATCCTAAAGGGTACTGACAAAAActtcaaaaatgatttgcTCTTCAACACTTTCCAGTTGAACTATAATAACCTACCAAATCTGTTCAAGAAGGGTTCAACACTCATACGCAAGTCAACTAACCTGGATAATAAGGCCATGGGCAGTGAGACATCGTCTACCACGTTCTTGGACAATAAAACTATAGAATCGCAGCAAGAAATAGATTTAAAGATTGAAGATTATGAAATAAACACACTAACCGAACTAAATGCAAATGTAGAACTTGTGAcagatgatataataaatgaagAATTTTGGAATGCCCATTTCTGGGTAATAGATTCCACAGTTAAACCTCCCAAATTGATAAACAACCAATAA
- a CDS encoding conserved Plasmodium protein, unknown function (overlaps_old_locusTagID:BBM_II00705) → MSDIDIRSKLIDHKEFCGFNVKVQYSKQYFLSGDELLLNVTFRRSELQGLSSTLHCISIYLYGIAIFSSKILNGDTEAKEFEISFSKECVTFPFLTAELDNINKDDRLRLIFSTDAALIEPSISTEDNNFVDKIYKLKIRLPPFLPPSFFGKYTKIKYSTCLSAQHYKNGNFQRIYLQFPFTLIGALSSKLPTMDRSYLPIRTVISNITNADDDNGDSSELYNKIYDWWLLMNEDSGFDYEGIGAANFKKYIYNFLLQGVEAVDLPNQVDLNYGDLLDYETLVEQRKMHAIITDFSLLKIGSNGIDLCTIKLYGTDNCVIADSDNNLIIKLNSLLKMDFEFYSDKYTLKLVRISLTSHEAYRLDLDDPNRSVKGGESENSFLSVHCLQKVVTPPYKKIYNKTVLKRFIYCSSYDSTSLTLHIPYLEPSFNWDDIAFYYKLNFYFHISDNTTLGNNKVEVSPFSKYKAGSYTVNTILIP, encoded by the exons ATGAGTGATATCGATATCCGTTCAAAGTTAATTGATCATAAGGAATTTTGCGGATTCAATGTAAAAGTTCAGTACTCTAAACAATACTTTTTGAGTGGAGATGAATTATTACTGAATGTCACATTTAGACGTTCGGAATTGCAAGGTTTGAGTTCAACTCTTCATTGCATATCGATTTACTTGTACGGAATCGCAATTTTCTCATCAAAAATACTTAATGGGGATACAGAAGCTAAAG aaTTTGAAATTAGTTTTTCTAAGGAATGCGTAACCTTCCCTTTTTTAACTGCGGAacttgataatattaataaag ATGATCGTTTAAGGCTAATATTCTCGACCGATGCTGCACTTATAGAGCCTTCCATATCGACTGAAGACAACAATTTTGTGgacaaaatatataaactGAAAATCAGATTGCCGCCATTTCTACCTCCTTCcttttttggcaaatacactaaaattaaatactcCACGTGTTTATCCGCGCAACACTACaaaaatggaaattttCAGCGCATATATTTGCAATTCCCATTCACTCTAATTGGAGCACTCAGTAGTAAATTACCTACAATGGATCGGTCATATTTGCCAATTAGAACTGTCATATCCAATATAACTAACGCTGATGATGATAACGGTGACAGCTCTGAGTTGTACAacaaaatatatgattGGTGGTTGCTGATGAATGAAGATAGTGGGTTTGATTATGAAGGGATTGGGGCAgcaaatttcaaaaaatacatatacaaCTTCTTATTGCAAGGCGTGGAGGCTGTGGATCTGCCTAATCAAGTAGACTTGAATTATGGAGACTTGCTAGATTATGAGACACTGGTGGAACAAAGAAAAATGCATGCAATTATTACTGATTTTTCCCTCCTTAAAATTGGATCGAACGGTATTGACCTATGTActatcaaattatatggAACTGACAATTGTGTCATTGCGGATTCtgataacaatttgattatcAAGCTTAATTCGTTACtaaaaatggattttgAGTTTTATAGCGACAAGTATACGCTGAAATTAGTACGAATATCTCTCACCTCACACGAAGCATATCGACTAGATTTAGATGATCCTAATAGATCTGTTAAAGGTGGTGAATCtgaaaattcatttttgtcAGTTCACTGTCTACAAAAGGTTGTGACGCCACCTTACAAAAAGATTTACAATAAAACGGTATTAAAACGCTTCATATACTGCAGTTCCTATGATTCAACTTCTTTAACGTTACACATACCATATCTTGAACCTAGCTTCAATTGGGATGATATTGCCTTTTactataaattaaacttTTACTTTCATATATCGGATAACACGACTCTTGGGAATAATAAGGTGGAAGTGTCACCATTTTCTAAATACAAGGCAGGTAGTTACACTGTTAACACTATATTAATTCCCTAG
- a CDS encoding microtubule and actin binding protein, putative (overlaps_old_locusTagID:BBM_II00680), with the protein MDHLTHEAIDSRLLGILKETDDLFQSGQLKYPPALTDLNTPLLYNDNKQFTHLTKSATNNVVNTDVFPCNLCKYGIEPIKSANGNGHFFSNPINTSASNYGCVNSLLSHNDNQLYKVNEKTKLYEAKQFEHKQFNSLPFNQRENFKHLEQIKQLDSYPLNNTALTKCLAKDLSIVSNWEESQKEVFYNFADKLKQEYHRLQHQLYTQYKLDLEKNIKVLRSQYSNTIDGLQQELINLKTYQQTFSTREAEYEEKLFRYESDICIAKQEIENLYKELQTKREQIMVLSKQMCDYENAISELKYGKSTLEEIVAERDKQLEAIESELSSSINKSELEHRKNSTLNQSLLETNAIISATKNELALSKREIDKLNSEVERLNGIVKILRETESNLNQRLSESAASNTSLVSKLDNLNLEKSALYNRIEEITSGYEKQLSICNRRINQLEIEMESKVG; encoded by the exons ATGGATCATCTGACACATGAGGCGATAGACTCTCGCCTTTTGGGTATTCTCAAAGAAACGGATGATCTATTCCAGTCAGGTCAACTAAAGTACCCGCCAGCCCTTACAGATTTGAACACACCTCTACTCTATAACGacaataaacaatttacacatcTCACAAAAAGCGCCACAAATAATGTAGTCAATACGGATGTATTCCCTTGTAATCTTTGTAAATATGGAATTGAACCAATTAAATCGGCAAATGGCAACGGCCATTTTTTTTCTAACCCTATAAATACTAGTGCCAGCAATTACGGTTGTGTAAACTCATTACTCTCTCACAATGATaaccaattatataaaGTAAATGAAAAAACCAAATTATATGAAGCCAAGCAGTTCGAGCacaaacaattcaattcGCTCCCATTCAACCAGCGGGAGAACTTTAAACATCTAGAGCAGATCAAACAATTGGACTCCTATCCTCTCAATAACACAGCTCTAACCAAATGCTTAGCAAAGGACCTAAGCATAGTTTCAAATTGGGAGGAGTCACAGAAAGAAGTATTCTATAACTTTGCTGATAAACTTAAACAGGAATATCATCGGTTGCAACACCAATTGTATACCCAGTACAAATTGGATTTggaaaaaaatataaaagtATTGCGTTcacaatattcaaataCTATCGATGGACTGCAGCAagaattgataaatttaaaaactTACCAACAAACATTTAGTACTAGGGAGGCTGAATATGAGGAAAAGTTGTTTAGATATGAATCGGATATTTGTATAGCCAAACAGGAAATCGAGAATCTGTACAAAGAATTGCAAACTAAGCGGGAACAGATAATGGTATTGAGCAAACAAATG TGTGATTACGAGAATGCAATTTCTGAGCTCAAATACGGCAAGTCAACTCTAGAGGAGATAGTTGCGGAACGAGATAAACAATTGGAAGCCATCGAAAGTGAATTATCCTCCAGCATAAACAAATCAGAACTTGAACACCGAAAGAATAGCACTCTAAACCAGAGTCTCCTAGAAACCAATGCTATCATATCTGCcacaaaaaatgaattggcACTTTCCAAGAGggaaattgataaactCAATTCAGAAGTAGAACGTCTCAATGGCatagttaaaattttgcgCGAGACAGAATCCAACTTGAATCAGAGGCTCTCTGAAAGCGCCGCATCTAACACCTCCCTAGTGTCCAAACttgacaatttgaatttggaaaaatcAGCTCTATACA
- a CDS encoding diacylglycerol O-acyltransferase (overlaps_old_locusTagID:BBM_II00690) has translation MMRRRTIRETSHFHVRTLNMLKNRILGEKNVFRISRNEETFENELYKTESIYSQSTSTMRSYSLPSQRHQEDHYHPIESQDYIYKSRPLHNRLHTEYRKSLLSTGTKHLNLKGFANLAFILLVVMNFRMVIVNLLKYGLIITVPATSKVIKEHVPLFKCALKMNISIVHAWMIERYLAPLSDNPLTLPIMLLQALNMIILLVYPFLTVLQYPSDPTISAFVLFTSVVWTLKTYSLHHVCYDCRRALAYGDDMNEVCVNIGESKAASMYPKCLTLYSVYEFMAMPTICFQFFYPRTLSINWFRLFRHAVELVFLLVVLKIIADQYIILTVKNTFTMEEFKSANFIHVAAHIIDRMIILSLPIFYCWLIMFVTFFHHWFNILAEITRFGDRKFYDDWWNASSFSEYWIKWNLPVHQFVKRHIGMPLTRRGFSSLGIQFFVFTLSAALHEYLISVPLGLGWTGYVFWFMMGQIPLLKLTKIERFKNNKTLGNVLFWCLFSVTGHPLGILLYWYLWGVKQGKVS, from the exons atgatgAGAAGACGTACCATAAGAGAAACATCGCATTTTCACGTTCGAACCCTCAATATGCTGAAAAATCGCATTTTAGGAGAGAAAAATGTGTTTAGAATATCTAGAAATGAAGAGacatttgaaaatgaattatataaaacTGAATCAATATACTCTCAGTCTACATCTACAATGAGATCCTACTCTCTACCATCTCAGCGACACCAAGAAGATCATTATCATCCCATAGAATCACaagattatatatataaatccaG GCCACTACACAACCGTTTGCACACTGAATATCGTAAAAGTTTACTTTCAACGGGTACTAAACACCTAAATTTGAAAGGATTTGCAAATCTGGCCTTTATACTATTAGTGGTTATGAATTTTAGAATGGTTATTGTCAATTTACTTAAATATG GATTAATAATCACAGTGCCTGCCACATCTAAGGTGATTAAGGAACATGTACCACTTTTCAAATGTGCATTAAAG ATGAATATATCTATTGTCCATGCTTGGATGATTGAGCGATACTTGGCACCATTATCAGACAACCCACTCACGCTACCGATAATGTTATTACAGGCGCTAAACATGATAATTCTACTAGTATACCCCTTTCTAACAGTGTTACAATACCCCAGCGATCCAACAATATCAGCATTTGTGCTATTTACGTCCGTTGTGTGGACTCTAAAAACGTATTCATTGCATCATGTTTGTTATGATTGCAGAAGAGCTTTAGC atatggAGATGATATGAATGAAGTTTGCGTCAATATTGGG GAATCTAAAGCAGCCAGCATGTACCCAAAGTGTTTGACATTGTATAGCGTATACGAATTTATGGCAATGCCTACAATATGTTTCCAA TTCTTTTACCCCCGTACATTGAGCATTAATTGGTTCAGATTGTTTCGTCATGCTGTGGAATTGGTGTTTTTGCTAGTTGTACTAAA GATCATCGCTGATCAGTACATAATATTGACTGTAAAAAACACATTCACTATGGAAGAATTTAAGTCGGCAAACTTTATACACGTTGCAGCACACATAATAGATCGG ATGATTATACTATCACtaccaattttttattgctGGCTGATTATGTTTGTAACATTTTTCCACCACTGGTTCAACATTTTGGCTGAAATTACTAGGTTTGGAGATCGCAAATTTTACGAT GATTGGTGGAATGCATCATCATTTTCCGAGTACTGGATTAAATGGAATTTGCCCGTTCACCAATTTGTTAAACGGCATATTGGTATGCCCCTCACTCGCAGAGGATTTTCAAGTCTTggtatacaattttttgtatttacCTTATCCGCGGCTTTACACGAGTATCTAATATCAGTTCCACTGGGCCTTGGATGGACAGGTTACGTCTTCTGGTTCATGATGG GCCAAATACCATTACTGAAACTCACAAAAATTGAAAGG tTTAAGAATAATAAGACACTTGGAAACGTGTTATTCTGGTGTCTATTTTCGGTTACTGGACATCCG TTGGGTATATTGCTATATTGGTACCTTTGGGGTGTCAAACAGGGTAAAGTGTCTTAG